Proteins encoded within one genomic window of Paenarthrobacter sp. JL.01a:
- the lepB gene encoding signal peptidase I, whose product MSTRALRGLSAAIVPLIVILAARAWLVEPFTVSSDSMEPAIDEGSVVLLYKLAAPSGLVRRGAVVAFADPEDGNTAIKRVIALEGQVVAIRDAELYVDGQHIREPSIDHSRIDATYFGPMTVPAGMIFVLGDNRGVSIDSRDYGAVPSAAVRGIVMIGLH is encoded by the coding sequence ATGAGCACGCGTGCCCTCCGCGGCCTCTCGGCGGCAATCGTCCCGCTCATAGTCATCCTTGCCGCCAGGGCGTGGCTGGTTGAACCCTTCACGGTGTCCTCAGACAGCATGGAACCAGCTATCGACGAAGGTTCGGTGGTGCTGCTTTACAAATTGGCCGCGCCTTCGGGGCTTGTACGCAGGGGCGCTGTAGTGGCCTTTGCCGACCCCGAAGACGGCAACACCGCCATCAAACGGGTTATTGCACTTGAGGGTCAGGTTGTAGCCATCCGCGATGCGGAGCTCTATGTGGATGGGCAACACATAAGAGAACCCTCCATCGATCACAGCCGCATTGATGCGACATACTTCGGGCCGATGACTGTTCCGGCGGGGATGATCTTCGTGCTGGGCGACAACCGGGGCGTGTCCATCGATTCCCGGGACTATGGTGCCGTGCCTTCAGCCGCCGTTCGCGGCATTGTCATGATTGGCCTTCACTGA
- a CDS encoding sulfite oxidase-like oxidoreductase encodes MGIISSGFRGRRSENAALPPGQHLTQDFPVLTAGPAPLIALDSWEFFIAAEEGQRHSWSWDDFKALPQEEITQDIHCVTSWSKLGTVWRGVSVDTLFQNVETTSNFATAHSFGGYTTNVPLWDLLGGKAWVAWEFDGEPLARAHGGPARLLVPHLYFWKSAKWIHGLELTGQDVPGFWESNGYHLHGNPWREERYS; translated from the coding sequence ATGGGTATCATTTCGTCCGGATTCCGTGGGCGGCGGTCGGAGAACGCTGCACTGCCTCCTGGGCAGCACCTAACGCAGGACTTTCCCGTCCTGACGGCCGGGCCGGCCCCGCTGATCGCCCTGGACTCCTGGGAGTTCTTCATCGCCGCAGAAGAAGGCCAACGGCATTCCTGGTCCTGGGATGACTTCAAGGCCTTGCCACAGGAGGAAATTACCCAGGACATCCACTGCGTGACCAGCTGGTCGAAACTGGGAACAGTGTGGCGCGGGGTGTCGGTGGATACTCTTTTCCAAAACGTTGAGACAACCAGCAACTTCGCCACGGCACACTCGTTCGGCGGCTACACCACGAATGTTCCACTGTGGGATCTCTTGGGTGGAAAGGCGTGGGTGGCCTGGGAGTTCGATGGCGAGCCGCTGGCCCGGGCCCATGGAGGACCGGCACGGCTCCTGGTGCCGCATTTGTACTTCTGGAAGAGTGCCAAATGGATTCATGGCCTTGAGCTGACGGGGCAGGACGTTCCCGGTTTTTGGGAATCGAACGGCTATCACCTTCACGGCAATCCCTGGCGGGAGGAGCGGTACTCATGA
- a CDS encoding ferredoxin reductase → MSSVWQVAEVVGGMDENASARTIRLRVDGLMGHLAGQHIDIRLTAEDGYAAIRSYSVASAATDGQLEITVDELPDGEVSPYLVRDLMVGDRLEIRGPVGGWFVWRPSNVNPVQLIGGGSGVVPLMSMIRAHQASGSTSPFRLLYSLKSPETSLYGDELDRLDRESDKLTVDYVYTRSTPEGWPSTPARLTRDTLLARIFPADENPDVFVCGQTVFVEAVADWLVMAGYSSESIKTERFGGTGGIQ, encoded by the coding sequence GTGAGCTCCGTGTGGCAGGTCGCTGAAGTGGTCGGCGGGATGGACGAGAACGCCTCGGCCAGGACAATCCGCCTTCGGGTGGACGGCCTGATGGGACATCTTGCGGGGCAGCACATCGACATCCGCCTGACTGCCGAGGACGGCTACGCCGCCATCCGCTCATACTCTGTGGCCTCCGCCGCCACGGACGGGCAGCTGGAGATCACCGTTGACGAGCTGCCCGACGGCGAAGTGTCGCCTTACCTTGTCCGGGACCTGATGGTGGGGGACCGCCTGGAGATCCGGGGACCCGTGGGCGGCTGGTTTGTCTGGCGGCCCAGCAACGTCAACCCTGTTCAGTTGATCGGAGGAGGTTCGGGCGTGGTGCCCTTGATGTCCATGATCCGGGCACATCAGGCGTCCGGCAGCACATCGCCTTTCCGGCTCCTTTACTCACTTAAATCGCCCGAGACGTCCCTTTATGGCGACGAACTGGATCGTTTGGACCGCGAATCGGACAAGTTGACGGTTGACTACGTCTATACGCGTTCGACGCCGGAGGGCTGGCCCAGCACGCCGGCCCGCCTCACGCGGGACACACTTTTGGCCAGGATTTTCCCGGCCGATGAGAACCCGGACGTTTTTGTGTGTGGACAAACCGTTTTTGTGGAGGCTGTAGCGGACTGGCTCGTAATGGCCGGTTACTCGTCGGAGTCCATAAAGACCGAACGGTTTGGCGGAACGGGAGGCATTCAGTGA
- a CDS encoding DUF6510 family protein, with protein MSGAHDFTFPEREDQDIAAAAHDPIPYVDGNAAAGALSEIFRIDIIAALGRCRHCGSVRAFGAAMVFTDAPGIVVRCRDCQGVLLRLVQTPTRYWLDLSGLSYLEIDREE; from the coding sequence GTGAGCGGCGCCCATGACTTCACTTTCCCCGAACGCGAGGATCAGGACATTGCCGCGGCAGCTCATGACCCGATCCCTTACGTGGACGGGAACGCAGCGGCGGGCGCCCTGTCTGAAATCTTCCGCATCGACATCATTGCCGCGCTTGGACGCTGCCGGCACTGCGGCTCAGTGCGCGCTTTCGGGGCGGCCATGGTCTTCACCGATGCTCCGGGCATCGTGGTGCGCTGCCGCGATTGCCAGGGCGTCCTGCTGCGGCTTGTGCAGACGCCAACCCGATACTGGTTGGATCTGAGCGGGCTCAGCTACCTGGAGATTGACCGCGAGGAGTAG
- a CDS encoding catalase, whose translation MADKKRDINIPGVPGSEPASLEEPTTPREPLPPKPDQRAPEAVSPTGTPTGAPATARAQSGQYLTTAQGLRLGDTDHSLKAGPRGPILLQDHHLREKITHFDHERIPERVVHARGAGAHGVFRSYGTAANLTRAGFLAKDVETPVFVRFSTVLGSRGSADTVRDTRGFSTKFYTDEGTYDLVGNNIPVFFIHDGIKFPDVVHAAKPHPDREIPQAQSAHDTFWDFVSLHTEAQAHTMWNMSDRGIPRSYRTMEGFGVHTFRFVNAEGRTTLVKFHWKPKQGVHSLMWEEAQIINGMDPDFHRRDLADAIEAGAYPQWELGVQTFPDTEDQMFEGIDLLDPTKFVPEELAPVQPIGIMTLNANPTNFFAETEQVAFHPGHLVPGIDVTNDPLLQVRLFSYLDTQISRLGGPNFGQIPINRPQAPVNDMLRDGMHQQAVHGGVAPYRPNSLDGGCPFHAGQDVGAFIDVPEEIAASLKERRNPATFDDHYSQARLFFRSLSPIEQDHVIQAYTFELGKCYEKSIRERQLAALANIDADLCAAVAKGLGLPAPSATLEVPDAEPSPALSQIGQTWPVAGRIVGILADQDSDLSAVEAARKALDAEGIVPLVIAPEGGFLGAEDDGGIPVQRTYLTARSTEFDAVIVATAAAPAADAAPGLDAKAGAPGGELDPRAVLLLTEAFRHAKAIATLDGGSAALAAAGIPEGTPGIVTGKNGESLAQDLVGLLAAHRVWERFAPASA comes from the coding sequence ATGGCGGACAAGAAACGCGACATCAACATCCCCGGAGTCCCTGGCAGCGAGCCGGCCAGCTTGGAAGAACCCACCACTCCCCGCGAACCCCTGCCGCCCAAGCCGGACCAGCGCGCGCCCGAGGCTGTCTCGCCAACGGGTACTCCCACTGGGGCGCCGGCCACTGCACGTGCCCAGTCCGGCCAGTACCTGACCACAGCCCAAGGACTTCGCCTGGGCGATACCGACCATTCCTTGAAGGCCGGCCCGCGTGGCCCCATCCTGCTGCAGGACCACCACCTGCGGGAGAAGATCACGCACTTCGACCACGAGCGCATTCCTGAGCGCGTAGTCCACGCCCGCGGAGCAGGCGCCCACGGTGTGTTCCGTTCCTACGGCACCGCAGCCAACCTCACCCGCGCCGGGTTCCTCGCCAAGGATGTGGAGACTCCTGTCTTCGTCCGCTTCTCCACCGTGCTTGGCTCCCGCGGTTCAGCGGATACGGTCCGCGATACCCGTGGCTTCTCAACAAAGTTCTACACGGACGAAGGCACCTACGACCTCGTGGGAAACAACATTCCTGTCTTCTTCATCCACGACGGCATCAAGTTCCCCGATGTCGTGCACGCAGCAAAGCCGCACCCGGATCGCGAGATTCCCCAGGCACAGAGCGCCCACGACACCTTCTGGGACTTCGTCTCCCTCCACACCGAGGCCCAGGCACACACCATGTGGAACATGTCCGACCGTGGCATCCCCCGGTCTTACCGGACCATGGAAGGCTTCGGCGTCCACACCTTCCGGTTCGTGAATGCGGAGGGACGCACCACCTTGGTGAAATTCCACTGGAAGCCCAAGCAGGGTGTCCACTCCCTGATGTGGGAAGAAGCGCAAATCATCAACGGCATGGACCCCGACTTCCACCGCCGGGACCTGGCCGACGCCATTGAAGCAGGCGCCTACCCCCAGTGGGAACTCGGAGTCCAGACGTTCCCGGACACCGAGGACCAGATGTTCGAAGGCATTGACCTCCTGGACCCCACCAAATTCGTGCCCGAGGAACTGGCTCCCGTCCAGCCCATTGGCATCATGACCCTCAACGCCAATCCCACCAACTTCTTCGCCGAGACCGAGCAGGTTGCCTTCCACCCCGGCCATCTGGTTCCCGGCATCGATGTCACCAATGATCCCCTGCTGCAGGTCCGGCTTTTCTCGTACCTGGACACCCAGATTTCACGCCTTGGTGGACCCAACTTCGGCCAGATTCCCATCAACCGGCCGCAGGCGCCTGTCAACGACATGCTCCGCGACGGGATGCACCAGCAGGCGGTCCACGGCGGGGTCGCCCCTTACCGCCCGAACTCCCTGGACGGCGGCTGCCCGTTCCATGCCGGGCAGGACGTGGGAGCGTTCATCGATGTCCCGGAAGAAATCGCTGCGTCACTCAAGGAACGCCGTAACCCGGCGACCTTTGACGACCACTACAGCCAGGCGAGGCTCTTCTTCCGCAGCCTGAGCCCGATCGAGCAGGATCACGTGATCCAGGCCTACACGTTCGAGCTTGGCAAGTGCTACGAGAAGTCCATTCGCGAACGGCAGCTCGCCGCTTTGGCCAACATCGACGCCGATCTGTGCGCCGCGGTGGCCAAGGGTTTGGGCCTTCCAGCACCCTCAGCGACTCTCGAGGTGCCGGACGCCGAACCGAGCCCCGCGCTTTCGCAGATAGGTCAAACCTGGCCCGTCGCCGGCCGGATCGTAGGAATTCTCGCCGACCAGGACAGCGACCTTTCCGCTGTGGAGGCAGCCCGGAAGGCCCTGGATGCCGAGGGCATCGTGCCGCTGGTCATCGCGCCGGAAGGCGGCTTCCTGGGAGCGGAGGACGACGGCGGGATCCCCGTGCAGCGTACTTATCTCACCGCCCGTTCAACAGAGTTTGATGCGGTTATTGTCGCAACGGCTGCCGCCCCCGCAGCTGACGCAGCACCCGGGCTCGATGCCAAGGCGGGCGCTCCCGGTGGCGAGTTGGATCCTCGGGCAGTACTGCTGCTGACCGAAGCCTTCCGGCACGCTAAGGCCATTGCCACCTTGGATGGCGGTTCAGCGGCGCTGGCTGCGGCCGGCATTCCCGAAGGCACGCCGGGCATTGTGACCGGGAAGAACGGTGAATCCCTGGCACAGGACTTGGTCGGGCTGCTGGCAGCCCACCGGGTGTGGGAGCGGTTCGCGCCGGCGTCGGCCTAA
- a CDS encoding helix-turn-helix domain-containing protein has product MKCTPSTGPDHFSRDAHAHRGEGIKRYTIPAGLDLEEKFEHWRCWYGSAIDTPARLEKTERQIRPGFNPTALSLEGPGFSLVDVVNEPAICHWRAPAPAQNWLVYFRSSCAGFSFSGRSEEISPGTVRFLDHSAAGSFHAPKGLSAVRIHFDRQLLGLGSQSIKRLEGLADIRDHPLVRGLILPALTSWQDANVDREVGRLQPVYRSMMTGLIGSLLETRVDAEDVKPARIAAVKKFMRRNYRNPDLGVEQVVAYSHLSRRALYYLFEAEALQVNKFIRALRTIEALELLSDANSWMRSLANIAEASGFTNLQAMRRAVKDATGPSLSDLQDQPGLAQIHAAGLRKLLGS; this is encoded by the coding sequence ATGAAATGCACACCCTCGACCGGCCCCGATCATTTTTCCCGCGATGCCCACGCCCACCGGGGTGAAGGGATCAAGCGCTACACCATCCCGGCGGGGCTGGATTTGGAGGAAAAATTTGAACACTGGCGATGCTGGTATGGCAGCGCCATCGACACCCCTGCGCGATTGGAGAAGACCGAACGACAGATCCGTCCCGGCTTCAACCCGACAGCTCTCAGCCTCGAGGGCCCCGGCTTCAGCCTCGTGGACGTCGTCAACGAACCGGCCATCTGCCACTGGAGGGCCCCGGCTCCCGCCCAAAACTGGTTGGTGTACTTCCGCAGTTCATGCGCGGGATTCAGTTTCTCCGGACGATCCGAGGAAATTTCCCCTGGGACCGTCAGGTTCCTCGACCATTCAGCCGCCGGGAGTTTCCACGCACCCAAGGGTCTCAGCGCAGTCAGAATCCATTTTGACCGGCAACTGCTGGGACTGGGCAGCCAATCAATAAAACGCTTGGAGGGCCTGGCCGACATCAGGGATCACCCCTTGGTCCGCGGATTGATCCTTCCGGCTTTGACCAGCTGGCAAGACGCAAACGTGGACCGCGAAGTTGGCCGCCTTCAGCCGGTCTACCGATCCATGATGACCGGCCTTATCGGCTCACTGCTGGAAACACGCGTCGATGCCGAGGATGTAAAACCGGCACGCATAGCGGCGGTCAAGAAGTTCATGCGGAGGAACTACAGGAACCCGGATTTGGGCGTTGAGCAGGTAGTGGCCTATTCACACCTTTCCCGCCGGGCCCTGTACTACCTTTTCGAGGCCGAAGCCCTGCAGGTGAACAAGTTCATCCGCGCTTTGCGGACTATAGAAGCCTTGGAACTTCTCTCCGACGCAAATTCCTGGATGCGGTCGCTGGCCAACATTGCCGAGGCCAGCGGATTCACAAACCTGCAAGCCATGCGCCGCGCGGTCAAGGACGCCACCGGACCCTCGCTCAGCGACTTGCAGGACCAACCTGGACTCGCACAAATACACGCCGCCGGATTGCGAAAGCTCCTGGGGTCGTAG
- a CDS encoding EAL domain-containing protein — protein MVIFTAITQSVRSGARRKGAGPDVFFAGAAAGIISSVLVQLAFKATGRKGAAELTAPGSGAGPADERLGAKVQDIISSRAVSTAFQPIHQLETGEVTGVEALTRFSGWPIQAPDAWFADAASAGCVLELEFLALESALAAAAALPPHLYVSLNVSPQACCDPRMDAILQGSSLPAERIVLELTEHSPVTDYPSLCAALARARALGLRIAVDDAGAGFASMRHILHVQPDVIKLDRDLVSGIEGNQAKKALGAAMVTFAAGIGATLVAEGIETEGELAALRELGVTAGQGYLLGHPAVEPEVWWTWQEL, from the coding sequence ATGGTGATCTTCACAGCCATCACACAGTCAGTGCGCAGTGGTGCACGCCGCAAAGGTGCCGGGCCGGATGTCTTTTTCGCGGGCGCGGCAGCAGGAATTATTTCGTCAGTGCTGGTTCAGCTCGCCTTCAAAGCCACCGGCCGCAAGGGTGCCGCCGAGCTGACAGCCCCTGGGAGCGGCGCAGGCCCGGCGGATGAAAGGCTGGGCGCCAAGGTGCAGGACATTATCAGCAGCCGGGCCGTGTCAACGGCTTTTCAGCCTATCCATCAATTGGAAACCGGCGAGGTCACCGGCGTCGAAGCCCTGACCCGCTTCTCCGGCTGGCCCATCCAGGCACCTGACGCTTGGTTTGCCGACGCGGCCTCCGCGGGATGTGTACTTGAGCTCGAATTCCTGGCGTTGGAGAGTGCACTCGCGGCCGCCGCAGCACTCCCGCCCCATCTCTACGTTTCCCTGAATGTGTCTCCACAGGCATGTTGTGATCCGCGCATGGACGCCATTCTTCAGGGCTCATCGTTGCCTGCCGAACGAATCGTCCTGGAGCTGACCGAACACAGTCCAGTGACGGACTACCCATCTCTCTGCGCAGCCCTGGCGCGAGCACGCGCGCTCGGTTTACGGATCGCGGTTGACGATGCCGGCGCGGGGTTTGCATCGATGCGCCACATCCTTCACGTGCAGCCCGACGTGATCAAGCTGGATCGGGACCTCGTCTCCGGAATCGAAGGGAACCAGGCCAAAAAGGCCCTCGGAGCGGCCATGGTGACGTTCGCTGCGGGTATTGGAGCGACCTTGGTTGCCGAAGGAATCGAGACCGAGGGAGAACTGGCAGCACTAAGGGAGCTGGGAGTAACCGCAGGGCAGGGATATCTGCTCGGGCATCCCGCCGTCGAACCGGAGGTGTGGTGGACATGGCAGGAGCTGTGA
- a CDS encoding SCO1664 family protein: MAAPDLVADELTLTGRITTASNATFLGSIGEVTVVYKPIAGESPLWDFPDGTLAHREVASYLVSQLLGWNIVPRTWLRDGPLGTGMVQLWKEQDPGQTPVDLVATDHVPDAGWKAVLEGQDDNGRMVALIHEDSPALRRMALFDAVVNNADRKGNHILAMPDGHRHGVDHGLTFNSEHKLRTVLWGWLGDSLTDEEREGVERVREGLDGDLGRDLAGLLTAEEIAALHGRCLRLCAVGRFPAPQGGMPAVPWPLF, encoded by the coding sequence ATGGCCGCACCGGACCTGGTCGCCGACGAACTGACGCTTACCGGCCGCATCACGACGGCGTCGAACGCTACGTTTCTTGGCAGCATCGGCGAGGTGACAGTCGTCTACAAGCCGATAGCAGGTGAGAGCCCGCTGTGGGATTTTCCGGATGGGACGCTGGCGCACCGGGAGGTAGCCTCCTATCTGGTATCCCAGCTCCTCGGCTGGAACATCGTGCCGCGAACGTGGCTAAGGGACGGTCCACTGGGGACCGGTATGGTGCAGCTGTGGAAGGAGCAGGACCCCGGGCAAACCCCGGTGGACCTGGTCGCGACGGACCATGTGCCGGATGCGGGTTGGAAAGCCGTTCTTGAAGGCCAGGACGACAACGGGCGAATGGTCGCCCTGATCCACGAAGACTCGCCCGCCCTCCGACGGATGGCCCTGTTCGACGCCGTCGTCAACAACGCTGACCGCAAAGGCAACCACATCCTTGCCATGCCTGACGGGCACCGGCACGGGGTGGACCACGGGCTGACATTCAATAGCGAGCACAAGCTGCGCACAGTTCTTTGGGGCTGGCTGGGAGACTCCCTGACCGACGAGGAACGTGAAGGCGTCGAGCGTGTCCGCGAAGGACTGGACGGCGACCTTGGTCGCGACTTGGCCGGGTTGCTCACCGCCGAGGAAATAGCAGCGCTTCATGGGCGTTGCTTACGATTGTGCGCTGTCGGACGGTTTCCTGCGCCGCAGGGCGGCATGCCGGCCGTCCCATGGCCGCTGTTCTAG
- a CDS encoding DUF3090 domain-containing protein, giving the protein MPTRVHEFAWPDRVVIGTIGRPGARTFYLQVRAGTQIVSIALEKQQSAQLAEKIDELLDQLSTVKDNPFSVPSSSPSELDDNEPLEAPVEQFRAGAMSLGWDPTTAQVVIEAYPIDADVDELDEPLESNGPENTEMLLVRMPVGTARAFTKRTLEIVAAGRPSCDICGYPMDAEGHTCTLPEV; this is encoded by the coding sequence ATGCCTACGCGTGTTCACGAATTTGCCTGGCCGGACCGGGTCGTCATTGGCACCATTGGCCGCCCAGGAGCCCGCACTTTCTATTTGCAGGTGCGCGCGGGGACGCAGATCGTGAGTATTGCCCTTGAGAAGCAGCAGTCTGCGCAGCTAGCCGAGAAGATCGACGAACTCCTGGACCAGCTCAGCACCGTTAAGGACAACCCGTTCAGCGTTCCCTCGAGCAGTCCTTCCGAGCTCGATGACAATGAGCCGCTTGAGGCTCCCGTGGAGCAGTTTCGCGCTGGTGCAATGAGCCTGGGCTGGGATCCCACCACGGCGCAGGTTGTCATTGAGGCCTACCCCATCGATGCCGACGTTGACGAGCTCGACGAACCGCTCGAAAGCAACGGACCCGAGAACACGGAGATGCTGCTGGTGCGCATGCCGGTAGGCACTGCCCGCGCGTTCACCAAGCGCACCCTCGAAATCGTCGCCGCAGGCCGCCCCAGCTGCGACATCTGCGGGTACCCCATGGACGCCGAAGGTCACACCTGCACGCTTCCCGAGGTCTGA